The following coding sequences are from one Phycisphaerae bacterium window:
- a CDS encoding FCD domain-containing protein — translation DLRDSYELRELIETRSVELICQQATEDQLAELDRICEQFDARSASQVQMNDIAHNNQVDRDFHTHIVRCSGNRQFMKAWCGCNFVRAIVKVTRMTVDDSRTKVDERLEEKKRHRHLVALFRERKTEQAVEAIRAHIRDAAAKAIAVYQDQRVLEDYLWM, via the coding sequence GGACCTGCGCGACAGCTATGAGCTTCGGGAACTGATCGAGACGCGTTCGGTCGAACTGATCTGTCAGCAGGCTACGGAGGACCAGCTTGCCGAACTCGACCGGATTTGCGAACAATTTGATGCCCGAAGTGCTTCGCAGGTGCAGATGAACGACATCGCCCACAACAATCAGGTCGACAGGGACTTTCATACCCACATCGTCAGGTGCAGCGGAAATCGGCAGTTCATGAAGGCCTGGTGCGGGTGCAACTTCGTCCGGGCGATCGTCAAGGTGACCAGGATGACGGTTGACGATTCAAGAACCAAGGTCGATGAACGGCTGGAGGAAAAGAAGCGGCACAGGCATCTGGTCGCGTTGTTCCGTGAACGCAAGACCGAACAGGCGGTCGAAGCCATTCGCGCGCACATCCGTGACGCGGCGGCCAAGGCGATCGCCGTCTACCAGGACCAGCGGGTGTTGGAGGATTACCTCTGGATGTAG